The following are encoded in a window of Arthrobacter sp. OAP107 genomic DNA:
- the rplL gene encoding 50S ribosomal protein L7/L12, with protein sequence MAKLSNEELIEAFKELTIIELSEFVKLFEETFEVTAAAVAVAGPAAGGAAEEAEEKTDFDVILEAAGDKKIAVIKEVRAITSLGLKEAKDLVDSAPKAVLEGATKEAAEKAKAQLEEAGATVTLK encoded by the coding sequence ATGGCGAAGCTCAGCAACGAAGAGCTCATTGAAGCTTTCAAGGAACTGACCATCATCGAGCTCTCCGAGTTCGTCAAGCTCTTCGAAGAGACCTTCGAAGTTACCGCAGCTGCTGTTGCTGTTGCCGGCCCCGCTGCCGGTGGCGCTGCAGAAGAAGCCGAAGAGAAGACTGACTTCGACGTCATCCTCGAAGCTGCTGGCGACAAGAAGATCGCAGTGATCAAGGAAGTTCGCGCCATCACCTCCCTCGGCCTCAAGGAAGCCAAGGACCTGGTTGACAGCGCTCCCAAGGCTGTTCTCGAAGGCGCCACCAAGGAAGCTGCCGAGAAGGCAAAGGCTCAGCTCGAAGAAGCTGGCGCCACCGTTACCCTCAAGTAA
- a CDS encoding GNAT family N-acetyltransferase: MTTPSYRIEPLFLPASLDATDATDFHDFSDLSDAVVLETWGNLDRAAPRKGRLEGWRDDDYARLRLFFVRLDGRMVARSWVRLTQKENLQDAFVRVDVLNEFSGRGIGQALLRHAEALAEEDGRSTLQSFTEHPPGFDADATGILKPGTGTGGVPAAARGVRFAVAAGYTLEQVTRFSALDMPPSDGVLDALEREAARIAGDGYEIIGWTDRCPDEYVEQMAELMSRMSTDTPAGALHYDAEVWDARRVRHLEDEWKRTGLESLVAVARHKASGELAAYSVLQHTDEKPWLAEQDDTLVAKAHRGHRLGMLVKVLNLRRLQQEHPEVERVLTFNAAENDHMLAINVALGFRPAGYDGEWQRRR; this comes from the coding sequence GTGACGACGCCCTCCTACCGGATCGAGCCGCTTTTCCTGCCTGCGTCACTTGACGCTACCGACGCCACGGACTTCCACGACTTCAGCGACCTCAGCGACGCCGTGGTGCTGGAAACCTGGGGGAACCTCGACCGGGCAGCGCCCCGCAAGGGCAGGCTGGAGGGATGGCGGGACGATGACTACGCGAGGCTGCGGCTCTTCTTTGTGCGACTGGACGGCCGCATGGTGGCGAGATCCTGGGTGAGACTTACGCAAAAGGAAAACCTGCAGGATGCGTTCGTCCGGGTGGACGTCCTCAATGAGTTCAGCGGCCGCGGCATCGGCCAGGCACTACTGCGGCACGCAGAGGCGCTGGCGGAGGAGGACGGTCGCAGCACCCTGCAGAGTTTCACCGAGCATCCACCCGGGTTTGACGCGGACGCGACGGGGATCCTGAAGCCCGGAACGGGCACGGGCGGAGTTCCGGCCGCGGCGCGCGGCGTACGGTTCGCCGTGGCGGCCGGCTACACCCTCGAACAGGTGACGCGCTTCAGCGCACTGGACATGCCGCCGTCGGACGGTGTCCTGGACGCGCTGGAACGGGAGGCCGCCCGCATAGCCGGGGACGGTTACGAGATCATCGGCTGGACAGACCGCTGCCCGGATGAGTACGTGGAGCAAATGGCAGAGCTCATGTCGCGGATGAGCACGGATACCCCGGCCGGGGCGCTGCACTATGACGCCGAGGTGTGGGACGCCCGTCGTGTCCGGCACCTCGAGGACGAGTGGAAGCGGACGGGCCTGGAGTCACTGGTGGCAGTCGCCCGGCACAAGGCGAGTGGCGAGCTGGCCGCCTACTCGGTGCTGCAGCACACGGACGAAAAACCGTGGCTGGCCGAACAGGACGACACCCTGGTGGCGAAGGCGCACCGCGGGCACCGGCTGGGAATGCTGGTGAAGGTGCTCAACCTCCGGCGCCTGCAGCAGGAGCATCCCGAAGTGGAACGGGTCCTCACATTCAACGCCGCCGAGAATGACCACATGCTGGCCATCAACGTTGCCCTGGGGTTCCGTCCGGCAGGGTACGACGGTGAGTGGCAGCGCCGGCGTTAA
- the rplJ gene encoding 50S ribosomal protein L10, whose product MATPTKVSAVAEITNDFKESNAAVLTEYRGLTVAQLKQLRVSLGQDTKFAVVKNTLTAIAAKEAGVEAFDGQLAGPTAIAFIKGDAVAAAKSLTDFAKANKQLVIKTGYFEGKALNASEVAALAALESRELQLAKVAGVLKAPAAAAARIIDALRLKLEEENGAPAEAAAPAAEEAPAAEAAEAPAEAAAEEN is encoded by the coding sequence ATGGCAACGCCTACCAAGGTTTCAGCAGTAGCTGAGATCACTAACGATTTCAAGGAATCGAACGCCGCTGTCCTGACCGAATACCGTGGGCTCACCGTTGCACAGCTCAAGCAGCTGCGTGTTTCTCTCGGCCAGGACACCAAGTTCGCGGTCGTCAAGAACACCCTGACCGCCATTGCAGCCAAGGAAGCTGGTGTCGAAGCATTCGACGGCCAGCTCGCCGGCCCCACTGCAATCGCGTTCATCAAGGGTGACGCAGTTGCAGCTGCCAAGAGCCTGACGGATTTTGCCAAGGCCAACAAGCAGCTGGTCATCAAGACCGGTTACTTCGAGGGCAAGGCACTGAACGCCAGCGAAGTTGCTGCCCTGGCAGCACTCGAGTCCCGCGAGCTGCAGCTCGCCAAGGTTGCAGGCGTCCTCAAGGCCCCTGCTGCCGCTGCTGCACGCATCATCGACGCACTGCGCCTCAAGCTTGAAGAAGAGAACGGTGCTCCGGCTGAAGCCGCAGCTCCCGCCGCTGAAGAAGCTCCGGCCGCAGAAGCAGCAGAGGCTCCGGCCGAAGCCGCTGCCGAAGAGAACTAA
- the rplA gene encoding 50S ribosomal protein L1, which produces MAKRSKAYEAAAAKIDAEKFYAPFEAVTLAKDTNPSKFDATVEVAFRLGVDPRKADQMVRGTVNLPHGTGKTARVLVFATGEKAEAAIAAGADFVGSDDLIEKIAGGWTDFDAAVATPDLMGKVGRLGKVLGPRNLMPNPKTGTVTPDVTKAVNDIKGGKIDFRVDKHSNLHFIIGKVSFDAVKLAENYAAALEEVLRLKPSASKGRYIQKATVATTFGPGISVDPNVTKVLIEA; this is translated from the coding sequence ATGGCAAAGCGCAGCAAAGCATATGAGGCAGCCGCCGCCAAGATCGACGCGGAGAAGTTTTACGCGCCGTTCGAGGCAGTAACCCTCGCCAAGGACACCAACCCGTCCAAGTTCGACGCCACCGTTGAGGTTGCCTTCCGCCTGGGCGTTGACCCCCGTAAGGCTGACCAGATGGTCCGCGGCACGGTCAACCTGCCCCACGGCACCGGTAAGACGGCCCGCGTCCTCGTGTTCGCCACGGGCGAGAAGGCCGAAGCAGCAATCGCTGCCGGCGCCGACTTCGTTGGTTCCGACGACCTGATCGAAAAGATCGCCGGCGGCTGGACCGACTTCGACGCAGCCGTTGCCACCCCTGACCTCATGGGCAAGGTTGGCCGCCTCGGTAAGGTCCTGGGTCCGCGTAACCTGATGCCGAACCCGAAGACCGGCACCGTCACCCCCGATGTCACCAAGGCTGTCAACGACATCAAGGGCGGCAAGATCGACTTCCGCGTCGACAAGCACTCCAACCTGCACTTCATCATCGGTAAGGTTTCCTTCGACGCCGTCAAGCTGGCCGAGAACTACGCCGCCGCCCTCGAAGAGGTGCTCCGCCTGAAGCCGTCCGCTTCCAAGGGCCGCTACATCCAGAAGGCAACGGTTGCCACCACGTTCGGTCCCGGCATCTCCGTTGACCCCAACGTCACCAAGGTTCTCATCGAGGCCTAA
- a CDS encoding acetyl-CoA C-acetyltransferase translates to MSNSADNSDVVILSGARTPQGRLNGQLASFTAVELGAHAIKAAIAASGLEADRVDAVIMGQVLQAGAGQNPARQSAIGAGIGWNVPTVTINKVCLSGLTAVIDAARMIRAGDATVVVAGGQESMTRAPHVLPGSRQGWNYGTVQALDVAAHDGLTDAFDGQSMGLSTESKNLTLGIDRTAQDNVAASSHQRAAIASKNGVFDDEISPISVKQRKGDPVVVSTDEGVRPDTTVESLAGLRAAFVTDGTITAGNSSPLSDGASALVLTSRKFAEENGLEYLAVVGKPGQVAGPDNSLHSQPSNAIRNALDRAGWSTADLDFIEINEAFGSVAVQSLKDLDYPLEQCNIHGGAIALGHPIGASGARLALHAAHELKRRGRGKAAVSLCGGGGQGEALLLFRD, encoded by the coding sequence ATGAGCAACTCCGCGGACAACAGCGACGTTGTCATCCTGTCCGGCGCGCGCACCCCGCAGGGCCGGCTGAACGGGCAACTGGCGAGCTTCACTGCCGTCGAACTCGGAGCGCACGCCATCAAGGCGGCCATCGCGGCGAGCGGACTGGAAGCCGATCGGGTGGACGCTGTGATCATGGGCCAGGTGCTGCAGGCTGGGGCCGGCCAGAACCCGGCACGCCAGAGCGCCATCGGCGCCGGCATCGGCTGGAACGTCCCCACCGTGACCATCAACAAAGTCTGCCTCTCCGGGCTCACGGCCGTGATCGACGCGGCGCGGATGATCCGTGCCGGCGACGCCACCGTCGTCGTCGCCGGCGGCCAGGAGTCGATGACGCGGGCGCCCCATGTCCTCCCCGGCTCCCGCCAGGGCTGGAACTACGGCACCGTCCAGGCGCTGGATGTTGCGGCACACGATGGGCTGACCGATGCTTTCGACGGCCAGTCGATGGGTCTGTCCACCGAATCCAAGAACCTGACGCTCGGCATTGACCGCACCGCGCAGGATAACGTGGCCGCCAGTTCCCACCAGCGTGCCGCAATCGCGTCGAAGAACGGCGTTTTCGACGACGAGATCTCGCCGATCAGCGTCAAGCAGCGCAAGGGTGATCCCGTGGTGGTATCCACCGACGAGGGCGTCCGGCCGGACACCACGGTGGAGTCCCTGGCCGGCCTGCGGGCCGCCTTCGTCACCGACGGCACCATCACGGCAGGCAACTCCTCTCCCCTGTCCGACGGCGCCTCCGCCCTGGTGCTGACCTCACGGAAGTTCGCGGAGGAGAACGGCCTGGAGTACCTGGCTGTTGTGGGCAAGCCCGGGCAGGTGGCCGGGCCGGACAACTCCCTGCACTCCCAGCCCTCCAACGCCATCCGGAACGCGCTGGACCGGGCCGGCTGGAGCACCGCGGACCTGGACTTCATCGAGATCAACGAGGCGTTCGGCTCCGTGGCAGTGCAGTCCCTGAAGGATCTGGACTACCCGCTTGAGCAATGCAACATCCACGGCGGCGCCATCGCACTGGGCCACCCCATAGGCGCCTCCGGCGCACGGCTGGCGCTGCACGCGGCGCACGAGCTGAAGCGGCGCGGCCGAGGCAAGGCGGCAGTCTCACTCTGCGGAGGCGGCGGCCAGGGCGAGGCCCTCCTGCTGTTCCGTGATTAA
- a CDS encoding YbaK/EbsC family protein, protein MSGRERFLADAAAHGLDVQLVERLAAHSLEEAAEILGISPADIVKSLVVKHKDGSFLFALIPGDRQISWPKLRSLVGVNKLSLPAAHVALEATGYERGTITPLGSTTAWPVYADRSIAGKRISMGAGQHGYSAFVDADALVSALGAVLADISEPN, encoded by the coding sequence GTGAGCGGTAGGGAACGGTTCCTTGCCGATGCCGCGGCGCACGGCCTGGACGTCCAGCTCGTCGAGCGGCTGGCGGCCCACAGTCTCGAGGAGGCTGCAGAGATCCTCGGCATCAGCCCGGCGGACATCGTGAAGTCCCTCGTGGTGAAGCATAAGGACGGCAGCTTCCTCTTCGCCCTCATCCCGGGCGACCGCCAGATCTCGTGGCCCAAGCTGCGCAGCCTGGTGGGCGTCAACAAGCTCTCGCTCCCGGCGGCCCACGTGGCGCTCGAGGCAACCGGCTACGAGCGCGGCACCATCACTCCCCTTGGCAGCACCACGGCCTGGCCCGTCTATGCGGACCGGAGCATCGCCGGCAAACGGATTTCCATGGGCGCAGGCCAGCACGGCTACAGTGCCTTCGTGGACGCCGACGCCCTGGTCTCGGCCCTCGGCGCGGTACTTGCGGACATCAGCGAACCCAACTAG